ACATGCCGAGGAAGGACAGCGCGGCGCCCCACCACGACGGCTCCCCCATTGGCATCCACATCATCGACAGGGTCCAGCCGCCGGGCATCGGCATGTCATCCATCGACGGCATCGAGGTGCACCACGCCACAGTCATCGCCGTGCTGGCGGCAAAGAGCAGCGTCAGCACAGTAAGGAAGGCCCTGGGGAGGCTTCGGCCAACGGTCGTGTCCTGGGATGTCTGCGCATGCATGGCGGCGCGCCTCGCTGTCGGTCCAACGCAACGGTGTGTCGATCAAATCCGGTCGTACTCGTCGTGGCGGCGCCACCAGATACCCGACTCGTTGCGCCCCAGCGGCGCCCGGTCCAGCCACTGGTACATGCCCCACACGCCATCCACGCCACGCGCATAGGAGGAGTACGTGTGATAGACCACGCCGTCGTTGAGCACGAAGGCGCTCAGTCCCGGGCGATCGCGTGAGTAGGTCGGCGCATCGGTGCCGCAAGAGGCCGCAAAGTACGCGACGGGCTCCGGCGTGGGAGTGGCGTCCATCGCATGTCCGCCGCGCTCGAAGTTGTATTCGATGTCGCCCTTGCGCTGCTGTTCTTCGGTAAAGGACACGTTGAAGTCGAAGTTGAACTCGCCCTCGACCGACGACGCCCACGGAAAGCTCCATCCCATCCGCCGTCGGTAAGCCTGCAACTTCGGCAGCGGCGCGCGCGACACCGCCCAGAACGCGACATCGTGATGTTCCAGATGTGCGACGTTGCCGTTGAAGCCATCGGCCACCGCCGAACAGGACGGGCAACCTGCCTTGTAATCGGGCCCGAACATGAAGTGATAGACCAGCAATTGCGAGCGGCCGCGGAAAAGATCCTCCAGCGTGGCCGGGCCCTGGTCGGTGTCGAAGCGATACGTCTTGTCGACGCGCACCCAGGGCAAGGCCTGGCGCTGACGGGCCAGCTCGTCGCCGCGCCGCGTGTGTTCCTTCTCCGCCTTCAGCAGCGCCATGCGCGCTTTCAGCCATTCCTCGCGGGTACCCGTGGTATGTGCATTCATGGTCGGTCTCCTTCGGTCAGGTGTGGTGTGCGCCGGTGTTGCTGTGACGCACCCGTGATGGGGCGTGGGATAGACTGCCGCCGTCCGACCGGACGCAGGGAGTGACAAGTGTGTCGGGATTCCGATGGACTCGCTGATTACCGCCGCCGCCCGCGCGCTTGCCGCCGGTGATCCGCTGGGAGCGCTGAACCGGGTCGCGCTGCGTGACGATCCGCAGGCACTCGCGCTCCGTGGCATCGCCATGGCGCAGCTGGGCGATTTCGAGCGCGCCAGGCCGCTGCTGCGCCGGGCAGCGCGTTCGTTCGGCCCAAGGGAGCCGGTGGCGCGTGCGCGATGCGTGGTGGCCGAGGCCGAGATCGCACTCGTTTCGCGCGACCTGCGCTGGCCGACCAAGGCGCTCGAACTGGCGCAGGCCACGCTGCAGGCGCACGGTGATCGCATCAATGCCGCGCACGCGCGTTATCTCTCCCTGCGGCGCCTGCTGCTGATCGGGCGTCTGGACGAAGCCGAGCGCGCGCTTGCCTCCTCCGATGCCTCGTCGCTTCCCGCCGCGTTGCGGACCATCCACTGGCTGGCCATCGCAGGCATCGCCATGCGTCGCCTGCGCGCCACCC
This genomic interval from Dyella japonica A8 contains the following:
- a CDS encoding DUF899 domain-containing protein, producing the protein MNAHTTGTREEWLKARMALLKAEKEHTRRGDELARQRQALPWVRVDKTYRFDTDQGPATLEDLFRGRSQLLVYHFMFGPDYKAGCPSCSAVADGFNGNVAHLEHHDVAFWAVSRAPLPKLQAYRRRMGWSFPWASSVEGEFNFDFNVSFTEEQQRKGDIEYNFERGGHAMDATPTPEPVAYFAASCGTDAPTYSRDRPGLSAFVLNDGVVYHTYSSYARGVDGVWGMYQWLDRAPLGRNESGIWWRRHDEYDRI